A single Larimichthys crocea isolate SSNF chromosome VIII, L_crocea_2.0, whole genome shotgun sequence DNA region contains:
- the glceb gene encoding D-glucuronyl C5-epimerase B, with product MRCLAARVNYKTLIVICALFTLITVLLWNRCSSDTSLRFLPRAALVAPSPKVGDASISSQQHPPQPPEPPPVVGVIGGIKYEEIDCLINDESTIKGRREGGEVYLPFSWMEKYFEVYGKVVQYDGYDRFEFQHSYSKVYAQREPYHPDGVFMSFEGYNVEVRDRVKCISGVEGVPLSTQWGPQGYFYAIQIAQYGLSHYSKNLTERPPHVEVYDTAEERDSRASTAPWSVPKGCSLSRVYDKTRATSVRQFSAPESSEGASLQLGNSKDFILSLDVKFISNGSVSVILETTEKGPPFTIHYVTSTQLIAFKDREITYGIGSRTAWSTLTRDLLTDLRKGVGLSNTKAVKATKIMPRRVVRLVLHGRGFVDNVTISTTAHMAAFFAASDWLVRNQDERGGWPIMVTRKLGEGFRPLEPGWYSAMAQGQAMSTLVRAYLLTKDQAYLNAALKAVGPYKVPSAQHGVKAVFMNKYDWYEEYPTTPSSFVLNGFIYSLLGLFDLTETAGEKLGREAGQLFSRGMESLKAMLPLFDTGSGSIYDLRHFMLGTAPNLARWDYHTTHINQLQLVASIDNSPIFKDVVKRWKNYLKGIRAKHN from the exons ATGCGTTGCCTGGCTGCTCGGGTGAACTACAAGACCCTCATTGTTATCTGCGCCCTCTTCACACTCATTACTGTGTTGCTATGGAACCGCTGCTCCAGTGACACCTCACTACGCTTCCTGCCCCGTGCTGCTTTGGTGGCACCAAGTCCCAAGGTGGGAGATGCTAGCATCAGCAGCCAGCAACACCCTCCACAGCCTCCAGAGCCCCCGCCCGTTGTCGGGGTCATCGGTGGGATCAAGTATGAAGAAATCGATTGCCTGATCAATGATGAATCTACCATCAAAGGCCGGCGAGAGGGCGGAGAGGTCTACCTGCCCTTCAGCTGGATGGAAAAATACTTTGAGGTGTACGGCAAAGTAGTGCAGTACGACGGCTACGATCGCTTTGAGTTCCAGCACAGCTATTCAAAGGTTTACGCACAGCGCGAGCCCTACCACCCCGATGGAGTCTTCATGTCGTTTGAGGGATACAACGTGGAGGTCCGCGATCGAGTCAAGTGTATAAGTGGAGTTGAAG GTGTGCCCCTGTCCACTCAGTGGGGACCTCAGGGCTACTTCTACGCCATCCAGATCGCTCAGTACGGCTTGAGCCATTACAGCAAAAACCTGACCGAGCGCCCTCCCCACGTCGAGGTCTAcgacacagctgaggagagagacagcCGGGCCAGCACAGCGCCCTGGAGTGTGCCGAAAGGTTGCAGTCTCAGCCGTGTCTACGACAAGACCAGAGCTACCTCCGTGCGTCAGTTCAGTGCTCCAG AGTCCTCCGAAGGCGCGTCCCTCCAGCTGGGTAACTCCAAAGACTTCATCCTCAGCCTGGACGTCAAGTTTATCTCCAACGGCAGTGTGTCTGTGATCCTGGAAACCACAGAGAAGGGCCCACCCTTCACCATCCACTACGTGACCAGCACGCAGCTCATCGCCTTCAAAGACCGCGAGATCACGTACGGTATCGGTTCACGGACCGCCTGGAGCACTCTGACCCGAGACCTGCTCACCGACCTCAGGAAGGGCGTCGGCCTGTCCAACACAAAGGCAGTGAAGGCCACAAAG ATCATGCCCAGACGGGTAGTGCGACTCGTCCTTCACGGACGTGGCTTTGTTGACAATGTTACTATCTCCACCACCGCCCACATGGCCGCCTTCTTTGCCGCCAGCGACTGGCTGGTTCGCAACCAGGACGAGCGAGGCGGCTGGCCCATCATGGTCACGCGCAAACTGGGTGAAGGCTTCCGGCCTCTGGAGCCCGGCTGGTACTCGGCCATGGCTCAGGGCCAGGCCATGTCCACCCTGGTGAGAGCCTACCTCCTCACCAAGGACCAGGCTTACCTCAACGCTGCCCTAAAGGCAGTAGGACCCTACAAGGTGCCTTCAGCGCAGCACGGGGTCAAAGCTGTGTTCATGAACAAATACGACTGGTATGAAGAATACCCCACCACACCCAGCTCCTTTGTCCTCAACGGCTTCATCTACTCCCTGCTGGGACTCTTTGACTTGACTGAGACAGCCGGAGAGAAGCTTGGCAGGGAGGCTGGGCAGCTGTTCAGCCGCGGCATGGAGTCGCTGAAGGCAATGCTGCCCCTCTTTGACACGGGGTCTGGGAGCATCTATGACCTACGTCACTTCATGTTGGGCACCGCACCCAACCTGGCACGCTGGGACTATCACACCACGCACATTAACCAGCTACAGCTGGTGGCATCCATAGACAACTCTCCCATATTCAAGGATGTGGTCAAGCGCTGGAAAAACTACTTAAAAGGGATCCGTGCCAAGCACAACTAG